One stretch of Microbacterium terrae DNA includes these proteins:
- a CDS encoding nitroreductase/quinone reductase family protein, translating into MNSTIASALAITPASSARERTIDITTIGAKTGRVRRIEVWFYRVEGEIYLTTSPARRSWYANLLRHPDFTFHLKHGIRADLDAHATPVLDSDARTRLFAAIVDDLNQPRNPAGIPQPVEPLEEWVMGSPLMHVTFPNGENE; encoded by the coding sequence ATGAACTCGACCATTGCCTCAGCCCTCGCCATCACCCCGGCCTCCAGCGCCCGCGAGCGCACCATCGACATCACCACGATCGGCGCGAAGACCGGCAGGGTGCGGCGCATCGAAGTGTGGTTCTACCGCGTCGAAGGCGAGATCTACTTGACGACATCGCCCGCGCGGCGCAGCTGGTACGCCAACCTGCTGCGTCACCCGGACTTCACGTTCCACCTCAAGCACGGCATCCGTGCCGACCTCGACGCGCACGCGACGCCCGTGCTCGACTCCGATGCGCGCACTCGCCTGTTCGCCGCGATCGTCGACGACCTCAATCAGCCCCGCAATCCCGCAGGCATCCCGCAGCCCGTCGAACCTCTCGAGGAGTGGGTCATGGGGAGCCCGCTCATGCACGTGACCTTCCCGAACGGAGAGAACGAATGA
- a CDS encoding SDR family NAD(P)-dependent oxidoreductase, producing the protein MTDQPTALVTGANRGLGQSIALALGRSGHRVIAAHRPGSDATETVRLLQAERVSALPWAIDVTDAAGHRDAVSSLLAMLHAEWAIDRLDVLVNNAGIGAFAPIDDVTPDSFDALLATNLRGTFFLTQAMLPLLEGGGHVINISTSLTRHVSPATAVYAASKAAVETLSRSLAVELGPRGIRVNSVAPGPTATDFNGGAMRDDTALRAELAAHTALGRVGDASEIGDAVASLASPAMRWVTGERLEVSGGSYL; encoded by the coding sequence ATGACGGACCAGCCCACCGCCCTCGTCACCGGCGCCAACCGAGGCCTCGGGCAGAGCATCGCCCTCGCCCTCGGGCGAAGCGGTCATCGAGTCATCGCCGCGCACCGACCCGGCAGCGACGCGACCGAGACCGTACGCCTGTTGCAGGCAGAGCGCGTCAGCGCCCTTCCCTGGGCGATCGATGTGACGGATGCCGCGGGCCACCGCGACGCCGTCAGCTCGCTGCTCGCCATGCTCCACGCGGAATGGGCCATCGACCGCCTCGACGTCCTCGTCAACAACGCCGGGATCGGAGCCTTCGCGCCGATCGACGACGTCACGCCCGATTCCTTCGACGCGCTGCTCGCTACCAACCTGCGGGGGACCTTCTTCCTCACACAGGCGATGCTGCCGCTCCTCGAAGGCGGCGGTCACGTCATCAACATCAGCACCTCACTCACCCGCCACGTCAGCCCGGCGACCGCCGTCTACGCCGCGTCGAAGGCGGCTGTCGAGACGCTGTCCCGCAGCCTTGCCGTCGAACTGGGGCCGCGCGGCATCCGGGTGAACTCCGTCGCTCCTGGACCGACCGCCACTGACTTCAACGGCGGGGCGATGCGCGACGACACCGCGCTACGGGCCGAGCTCGCCGCTCACACCGCCCTCGGCCGCGTCGGCGACGCCTCCGAGATCGGTGATGCCGTGGCATCCCTCGCCTCCCCGGCAATGAGATGGGTCACCGGCGAACGCCTCGAAGTCTCCGGTGGCTCCTACCTCTAG
- a CDS encoding TetR/AcrR family transcriptional regulator, whose protein sequence is MTGTRSASNKRSTGRRAGNSGTRDAILDAARDLFAQHGYEKTSVRAIASQAGVDPALIRHFFADKETLFAQTMGARTTIPERIATALNGDPSTIGERLADAYLQLWDDETTRPILVGLARSAMTSLRAQRMLAEALFTRIRADAPFPNPTDPRARGLALSGANLLGIAILRNVFEIPALTGIPHTELVALVAPHIQTYIDGSRSIDNSD, encoded by the coding sequence GTGACGGGCACCCGATCCGCGTCGAACAAGCGCAGCACCGGTCGCCGCGCGGGCAACAGCGGCACCCGCGACGCGATCCTCGACGCCGCCCGTGACCTGTTCGCGCAGCACGGCTACGAGAAGACCTCTGTCCGCGCCATCGCATCCCAAGCCGGAGTCGACCCCGCCCTCATCCGGCACTTCTTCGCCGACAAGGAAACCCTGTTCGCCCAGACCATGGGGGCACGCACGACCATCCCCGAACGCATCGCCACGGCACTCAACGGCGACCCGTCCACCATCGGCGAACGACTCGCCGACGCCTACCTGCAACTCTGGGACGACGAAACCACCCGACCCATCCTCGTCGGGCTCGCCCGCTCCGCAATGACCTCGCTCCGCGCACAGCGGATGCTCGCCGAAGCACTCTTCACGCGGATCCGAGCCGACGCCCCATTCCCAAACCCCACCGACCCGCGCGCACGCGGACTCGCCCTCTCCGGCGCAAATCTCCTCGGCATCGCGATCCTCCGAAACGTCTTCGAGATCCCCGCCCTCACCGGCATCCCACACACCGAACTCGTCGCCCTCGTCGCCCCACACATCCAGACGTATATCGACGGCAGTCGCAGCATCGACAACAGCGACTGA